One window of Curtobacterium sp. 458 genomic DNA carries:
- a CDS encoding IPT/TIG domain-containing protein, which translates to MAAEPGDPGTDPTDPGTTPTDPGTTPTDPGTTPTDPGTTPTDPGTTPADPGSADPTDPATVRGSVTVTGDLVAGGAVTVRGTGFAADADARVEIHSDPVLLGTVRTDDSGAFTLAATVPAGLPAGTHTVVVVVDGVTVGSTTVTVVADAPGSDGELAFTGAERLVPAAIAALLALLAGTGIVVARRRRGHRA; encoded by the coding sequence CTGGCCGCCGAGCCGGGCGACCCCGGCACCGACCCGACCGACCCCGGCACGACGCCCACCGACCCGGGCACCACACCCACCGACCCGGGCACCACGCCCACCGACCCGGGCACCACGCCCACCGACCCGGGCACCACGCCCGCCGACCCCGGCAGCGCCGACCCGACCGACCCGGCCACCGTCCGCGGCTCGGTCACGGTCACGGGTGACCTCGTTGCCGGCGGCGCCGTGACCGTCCGCGGCACGGGCTTCGCGGCCGACGCCGATGCCCGCGTCGAGATCCACTCCGACCCCGTGCTGCTCGGCACCGTGCGGACCGACGACTCCGGCGCGTTCACCCTCGCAGCGACCGTCCCCGCCGGGCTGCCCGCAGGGACCCACACAGTAGTCGTGGTCGTCGACGGCGTGACCGTCGGGTCGACCACGGTGACCGTCGTCGCGGACGCACCGGGCTCGGACGGCGAGCTCGCGTTCACCGGCGCCGAGAGGCTCGTCCCGGCAGCGATCGCAGCGCTCCTCGCGCTGCTCGCCGGGACCGGGATCGTGGTGGCGCGCCGTCGACGCGGTCACCGCGCGTAG